The sequence GCCGTCATCGAGGCCCAGCAACATGCCCACATCCAAGCTGAGCACACCTTCGGCCCCCAACACGCCCGCCCCCTGGTGGAATCCGATCTGGTCACCATCGAATCCCTGATTGCCCACGCACCCTCGCAGGTCAAGGCAGAGATGCGGCGCGCCGCTGGGGCTATCGCCGAAGTTGCCGGGTGGATCGCCCAAGACCTCGGAGATCACGCCGCCGCGGAGAAGCTCACCCACACCGCAGCCCTGCACCTACGTACGGTAAGCCCGGCATTCAACGCCATGATCTTGATGCGCCAATCCAACATTCTCACCCGCACCAACCCCGACCTGGCCACCGCCTTGGCCACCGATGCCGCCGACCTCATCGACGGCCACGACGTGGGTCGCCTGGCCGCCAGCATCGCCCGCCAACAGGCCCTTGCCGAGCTGGCCAATCACAATGAGCGGGGATTTCATCGCCACGCCGCCGCAGCCCTCGAACTCGGTGACCTGCAACCCCACCCGCATGATCATGCGATCTATGCCCACGGCGCCTACGTCGCCAGCGAGATCGCCTCGGGCTACCTGCGCATCGGTGACCCGGATAAAGCCCTAACCCTGCTCGCCGGGCACCATCACGCCTGGACATCACAGCAGCACCGCGATCAGACCGTGGCCGATATGCGACTCCTGCACGCCTACATCGCCACCGGCGAATACCAGCAAGCACTGGCACTGACCGCCACAGCGATCCCGGGCTACCTGGCCGCGCCCTCGCAGCGAGCCAGGATTCATCTGGCCAGGGCAGGCACAATCGTGCGAGACCGTCGACGGCGAAACAAAGACCCGATCCTGCAACAGCTTGCCGGCCGCATCAAAAACGCCACCCAAGGAGTCACCCCGTGAGCCGTCGAATCATCCCCGACACCACCACCACCGACCCTGCGGCCACCCACACGGTCGCGGTGCTGCCGGTCGGCTCATTCGAACAACACGGCCCCTACCTTCCGCTGGGCACCGACACCCTCATCGCCACTGCCATCGCATCCGTAATCAGTCAGCACCACAACGTATTTCAGCTACCACCGGTCGCGTTCAGCTGCTCCCACGAACACGCCGCCTACCCCGGCACCATCAGCATCAGCGCCACCACCTTGGCCGCGATCGTCGCTGACATCATCGAATCGCTGGCACGCCAGAACATCGCCGGGCTGATCGTCGTCAACGGCCACGGCGGCAACGCGGTACTCACCAACGTCGTCCAACAAGCCAACCACCCCAAGAACCCCGTCAAGGTTGGGCTCTACCCCAGCCGCGAAGACTGGACCGAAGCCCGCGCCGCCGCAGGAATCCACAGCAGCAACCACGACGACATGCACGCCGGCGAACTGGAAACCTCCATCCTGCTCGCCACCGCACCCGACTACCTGCGCGACGGCTGGCAGACCAGCGACCACACCGCCAACGACCGCCGCTACCTCACCAGCCTCGGCATCCACGCCTACGCACCCACCGGCGTCATCGGCTCACCATCCCAGGCCACCGCCGCCAAGGGCAGCAGTGCCCTCGACCACCTCGGCCGCAACGCCGACACCCTGATCGAACTCCTCACCACACGTTGAGCACAAGCGACAGCTCGGCGGCTACCTTCCGGGCTTCGCTGCGCTCCCTTCGCTTCCGTCCGCTGGCGCTCCCGTCCGCGCCGGTCGCTCCACTGCGCCCTGCGTCCGCCGCCGAGCACCAGACCAGCGCCCACCACTCAGTGAGAACACCGGCCGTGTTCGCGCCTGCCACCGCCAGGCCAACGGCGTTTGCGCCTCTCGCGCGGCGACCAGAGCCTGGCCAGACCGCCGGCCACCGTGGGACACATGCCCTGACCTCGCACGTGAGGACTTTCTTTACTGCTATCGAGGACACGAGCCCCTGTCCGCCGCTGGACCAGGCGATGTCCCGCGACGAGGCCGAACGGATTGCCAAGCTGTTCAAGGCCCTGGCTGACCCGACCAGAGTCCAACTCCTCGGATTGCTCAGAGGCAGACCGGGCGGGGAATGCGGCTACGACATGACCGGCCCACTCGGTATCTCCCAACCGAGCGTGAGTTACCACGTGAAGGTCCTTCACGAGGCAGGCCTGGTCACGCGGGAGCGTCGCGGAAGCTGGGTCTTCTACCGCATCTGTGAAGAACGGCTGGCCGAGATCCGCCGGGTGGCGGGGCTAACCTCGCCGGGCACCACTACCTGAGGGGAGCCGATCAAGGAGTCACGACCGGACCGCGCCTGGACTCCTTGGCGGCGGCGTGTCGCAGTGCTAAATCCGCCGACATCGTTAAGCTGAACGCCGGTCAACACCGTTGTAGGAGCTGGAGCCGTGTTACGCCGATACTTGCTTCGGCAATGTGTTGTGCGACGCGAAGCCGTCGACGCGAACGGGCCGCGCGGCAGCGCTGAGGGCGCATTTCCAGTTCTGGAGCCTCGTCACCAAGTCGAGCTGCACAACCTCACCGGCCGCATTGTTGAATGCCCGTTCGGGAGATCAATCGAACCCCGGGCGGATCGGTTGATCCCCTGCGGCGCATCCCCCCGCCTAGCGACGCGCGCGCCACCACGTCCAAGGGGATACATTTCCGACGTGTTAGCAACCTGGTGCTGGTCTGCCCCTACCACCACCGCCAGCATCACCGAGGCCTCATCACCATCACCGGGCCGGCCGGCAACCTCACCGTCACCGACAACACCGACCGACCATTGAGCGCCGCATCACTGGCCCGCCCACCCAAGCAACCCCCACCCGCGGTCGCGCCCTGCCCCGGGCCCACCGGCGAACGAGCCGACTGGTGGTGGTACCAACCCTTCCAACCACAAGCACCACCAACCACCAACTAGGTCAGTCACCGGAACAGAAGTCCCGCAGTAGGTCGTTCACCTTTTCGGCCTGCTCGATCTGCGGGCAGTGGCCGGCCGCGTCGACAACCGCCGCGTGCCCGCCGGAGATCTGATCGGCGATCTGGGCCGCCCACCCGGGCGGGAGCAGCTTGTCGCAGGCGCCCTCGATCACCAGGGTCGGTACTGAAATACGTTCGTAGCGGCGGCTGCTCGACGCCGGCGGCGGGGGCTCGGCGCCGGGCCGGCGGAATCGCGCCGCCGCCACCGCCTCCCAGGCGCCGGGCGCGATGCTCGACGCGTACCGCCGTCCCACATAGGCCTCGTCGGCGGGATAGGCCGGGTCATAGAAGAGCGCCGCCACGATCCGGCGCATGGCGGGCACCGTCGCGTCGTAGTCGTAGAGCGCGGCCATGTGCTCGTTCTGCTTAATCTCGCCACCACCGCAGATGGCCACCAGTCGCCCCACCGGCAGCAGCGGCGCGTCCGAGGTGGCGTCGACGAGCAGCATGATGGCGCCCATCGAATTGCCCACGAAATCCGCCGATTCCACGCCGAGCGCCGCGCAGAACCCTGCCACGTGGCGGATCCGCATGCCGCGTCCGTCGTTGAAGTCGATGACCTTGGCCGACTCCCCGAACCCGAGCATGTCCGGTGCGAGCACCCGATGGCGCGCGGCCAGTGCGGGAATGGTGCGTTCCCAGCCGACTTCGGCGCCGGCACCGAACTCGCCGCCGTGCAGCAGGATCACGGTCGGGGCCGCCGGGTCGCCGGCCTCCAGGTAGGAGGTGCTCAGGCCGTCCACCAGGACGGTCTTGCGCGTGAACAGCAAGGTCGGCTCCTCAGTCGGGGATCAGTGGGCCGATCGGCCGGGTCGTGGTGGCGTGCACCAGCAGTGCAGCCAGTTCGGCGGGTCGGCTCAGGAAGGGCGAGTGCGAGGCGTCGATGGTCAGGGGTTCGACACCGAGCCGCCGGCAGACCAGATCGGCCAGCCAGCGCGGATAGGCCCGATCCTGCTCGCAGCGAATGAAGCTGCGGCCGATATCGGCCGCCCAGAAGTGCGGCACCGACACCGGCGCAACCGTGGTGTCGCCGAACCGTTCCGGCCCGAGCCGTTCGAAAGCCCAGCGCAGCGTGTCGTCATCGCAGTCGTGGTAGAAGTACTGCCGCGCACCATCGATGTCGGCGAAGGTCATCGTCCCGTCGTCCGCGAAGTGCAAATGGTTCAGCATGTCAGCGGCCGCGGTGTCGAAGAACTCGGCTCCCTCGCTACCCATCGTCATCGCGTCGGTGTAGCTGCGCCCCTCCCGGGGCAGCGCCGCGGCCAGATAGACGATGTGGCGCACCAGATCCGGTGCACTGTCCGCGCCCAGGGTGGCGTCGAACCCGCCGCCGGAGTGCCCGACCAGGACGTCGCCGGGCTGCAGCACCGACGCGACGGCCTCCCGGCGGTTGGCCAGGGTCGACTCCTCGCTGAGCCGAGAGCCGTGGCCGGGCAGGTCGACGGCGATACCGGTGTGCCCGATGTTCTCCAACTCCGCGATGGTGCGGCTCCAGCACCAGGCTGCGTGAAACCCCCCGTGCACGAAGACGAATCGCATGACGCTCCTGCCCCGGGCTACTTGATCGCGATCGGATTCACCGGCGACCCGACTCCGCCGGTCACCCGCAGCGGCGGCGCCACCAACTGGAACTCGTAGCGACCGTCAGCGGCGCAATCCGCGGCGAGCGCGCCGAGGTCCCAGTACTCCCCGAGCATCAACCCCATGTCACGCAGGCAGAGCATGTGCAGGGGCAGATAGGTTCCCTCGACGCCGGACACCGGATCCTCGACCATCAGGTTGTCGGCGGCCACCGCCGCGACGTCGCGCTCATGCAGCCAGCTGGCGCACCGCCAGTCCAACCCGGCACCCGGTTCGGCGCCGTCGCCGGTCTGTCGAAACCTTTCCCACCAGCCGGTTCGGACCACCACGATGTCGCCGGGCTCGACCGTGACCTGTTGAGCCTGTGCCACCGCGTCGAGTTCGTCCGGGGTGATCGGGGTGCCCAGCGGCAGGAAGGTGCCCGCGCCGCGGTGGGCGACCACATCAAGCAGCACGCCGCGCGAGGTGATGCCCTTGCCGTCGACTTTGTCGATACCGCAGTGGTAGGCGCCCAGGCTGGTGACCGAACTGGCCGGGAAGCCGTTGTAGAGCTGGTCGTCGTAGTAGACGTGCGACAGCGCATCCCACTGACTGGCGGCCTGCAGCGGCATCACGATCATGTCGTCGTTGAACCGGAACGGGTTGTCGACGAAGAACTCGCTGAGCTGCTGCGCCACGATATTGCGATGCCACTCCGGGCCGTACTGAGCCAGCGTGCTGACGTCGCCACCGTCGACGGTCATCACGTGAATCGGGTTGTGCCGGAACTGAAACGCTCCCTGCGGGCCCGACGACCCGAAATCCACCCCCAGCGGAAACACCTTGCCGTGCCGGACCAGGGCGGCAGCCTGGGCGATCTTGGCGGGGGTGATGAGATTGAGCGTGCCCAGTTCGTCGGCGTCGCCCCATCGCCCCCAGTTGCGGACCGTCTCGGCGACCCGGCGGAACTCGGTCAGGCCGGCCACGGCGTCGATCCGTCCGTCAGCGCGGCAGTGGCCCGGCTGCTGATGTTGCCGCCGTCGACCCAGAGCACCTGACCGGTGATGTAGCCGGCCGCCGAACTGTTCAGGAACACCAACGGTGCAGCCTGTTCGCCCGCACTGGCGACCCGTCCCAGCGGTTTGGGAATGCCGTCGAGAAAGCCCTGACCGTAGCTGCTGCGCAGTTGATCGAGGATCGGGGTTTCGGTGACGCCGGGCGCGGTGCAGTTGATCCGGATCCCGCGGTGCGCCAACGGTTCGGCGTTGAGTATGCCGTAGAGGATGATCGCCTCTTTGGACAGCCGGTAGCCCCCGTCGGCGAGCGCGGCGGGATTGGCACGGCACCACTGTAATCCGGCAGCCATGCCCGGCGAGTTCAACAGGCCGAGGGTGGTCGGCGCGTTTTCGCGGTAGGTCGCCGCGGCCAGCGAGGACACATTGGCGATCGCCGATCCCGCCGGCATCGCCGGCAACAGCGCTTCGGTGAGGTGGCGCAAACCCAGGAAGTTGATCGTGACCACCCGCTCCGGATCGCCTATGCCCGAGGACACTCCGGCGACGTTGAACAGTGCGTCGACCTCCCCCGACTCCCGGATCGCTGCGGCGGCCCGGTCGATGGACGCCGGATCAGCCAGATCAATCGCGTGAAACTCGTCGACACCCGTGGCAGGCTCGACGCGGTCCAGGCCGATGACCCGTGCTCCGAGCTCCGCGAGCTGAATCACCAGCGCGGCGCCGATTCCCGACGCACAGCCGGTGACCACGGTTCGTCGGCCGTCGTAGCGCCACAGCCCAGACGGTGCGCTCACCGCCGGCCGCGTTCCCGCTCTGCTCGCTCTTCCTTAGCAAGTTGGGCGGCCTGCACCCGGCCCTCGTTCATCTCGGCCATCGCCTCGGGGATCTCGGTGGCGGTGAACGTGCCGCCTCGCCCGGTCGGCAGTCCGCCGAACGAGTAGGACTCGTCGAATGCCGGTGCGGCGGACGCCGGACGGCGAGCCTCCAGCTTCTCCAGCACCGGCTCGAGCCGCTTGGCCTTCTCGGCGACCGCCTTCTCATCGCGTTCGATGAACTCCGGCAGCACTTCTTTGCCCATCAGCTCGATGGCCTCCATGGTCGCCTCGTGGCTGCGCGGGTTGAGCAACAGGATGAGCTCGTCAACGCCGCTCTCCTCGTAGCCGCGCAGGAATTCCCGTGCGGTCGCCGGGCTTCCGATCGCCCCGCGGCCCGGCCCATAGGCCAGCGTCGGATCTTTCTCGACCTCTTCGAGATAGCGGTTCCATACTCCGGTCCGGCCCGGGGTGTGCTCGCCGGTCATGTAGTAGTGCATGATCCCGAACGAGAAGAATCCGCCGCCGACCCCCAGACGCGCGATCGCCTGCTCATCGGTGGGGGCCACCATCATCGACAGGTCACCACCGATGGCCAGGATGTTCGGGTTCACCTGCGGGGTGACCGGGACACCGGTCTCTTCCAGTGCCTTGTAGTAGCCGTTGACCCGCTCGGCCAGCGGTCCGGGACCGGTGTAGGCGAAACTCAGTGCGCCGATGCATTTCTCGGCGGCCATCTGCACCGACGCCGGTCGAGTGCAGGCCACCCAGACCGGCGGATGCGGCTTCTGCATGGGCTTGGGGACAACGTTGCGGGCGGGCATCTGCACATGTTGGCCGTCAAAGCCGGTGAACGGCTCCTCGGTCATACAGCGAATCGAGACCTCCAGGGCCTCCTCCCATTGCGCGCGCTTGTCGGCCGGGTCGATGCCGAACCCGCCGAGCTCGGCGATCGAGGATCCTTCCCCGGTGCCGAATTCGACCCGGCCACCGGACAGCAGGTCCAGGGTGGCGACCCGCTCGGCCACTCGGGCGGGGTGGTTGACCACCGGGGGCAGGTGCATGATCCCGAAGCCCAGCCGGATGTTCTTGGTCCGCTGGCTGGCCGCGGCCAAGAACATCTCCGGCGCGGTGGCGTGGCAGTACTCCTCCAGGAAGTGGTGCTCGGTGAGCCAGACCGTGGAGAACCCGGACTTGTCGGCGAGTTCCACCTCGTCCAGGCCGTCGGAGAACAGCAGGCGTTCATCGTCGTCGGACCATGGCCGCGGCAGCGCGAATTCGTAGAACAGTGAGATCTTCACGTTTTACCTCCTGGGCGATTGGTTGGGAGTCTGCGATTCGGCGGAGAGCTGGTGACCGGAGATGTCGGCGAGGTGTTGGGCGGCAACGTAACCGAAGGTCATCGCGGGGCCGATGGTGGCTCCGGCGCCGGCGTAGCTGCGGCCCATCACCGGGGCCGAGGTGTTGCCCACCGCGTAGAGCCGGTCGATCACCGAGTCGTCGGCGCGCAGCACCCGGGCGTGCTCGTCGGTACGCAGGCCACCGGAGGTGCCCAGATCGCCGAGGATGATGCGGAACGCGTAGTAGGGCGGTTTGCCCAGCGGGTGCAGGTTGGGGTTGGGCAGCGTCGGGTCCCCGTAGTAGTTGTCGTAGACGCTGTCGCCGCGGTTGAAGTCGTCGTCGTGGCCGGAGCGGGCCAACTCGTTGAACCGTTGCGCGGTAGCCCGCAGCCGCTGCGGCGGGACACCGATCTCGCCGGCCAGCTCCTCGAAGGAGTTGGCCGCCTTGACCACACCGGACTCCAGCCAGGCCTGCGGTATCCGACGCCCGGTCGGTACGGGCGCTCCGGGAATCTTCGGGATCGGCAGGTGTCCGGCGACGACGTAGCGGTGGAAGGATCGCTGGTCGGTGACCAGCCAGCATGGGATGTGGGTGACGCCGGCCTGCTGTCCGGCGATCATGGCGTGCGCGAAATCCATGTAGGGCGCCGCTTCGTTGATGAACCGCTCGCCGTCGCCGTTGACGATGAACTGGGACGGCATCATGCGTTCGTTGAGCATGAACTGCAGTCGCCCGTCGGGCCAGCACAGCGCCGGGAACCACCAGGCCTCGTCGAGCAGTTCGGTCGCCGCGCCGATGCGTTCCCCGGCCCGGATACCGTCGCCGGTGGCCAGCGGGTTGCCGAAGCTCCAATCGTGTTCCAGCACCGGCTGATACTGCTGGCGCCAGGCCAAGTCGTGGTCGAACCCACCGCTGGCCAAGATGATGCCACGGCGCGCCAGGATGCGCTGTGTCCGACCGCCGCGCCGCACCACCGCACCGATCACCGCGCCGGAGTCGTCGGTGATCAGCTCGGTCATCGGTGTGTCCAGCCACAGCGGTATGTCGCGTTCGAGCATGGCCAGCCGGAGCCGTGCGGCCAGCGACTGACCGATGGCGGCCATCCGATCCCCGAATACCCGGGCGCGGAACATCCGCCACAGCAGCTTGACCAGGATCGCTTTGCCGCGCCATGACTGGCGAACCTGGTAGAAGAGCCGAAGATCCTTGGGGCCCAGCCAGATCCCCTTGGGCGCCAACGCCAGCGGAGCCAGCAGATTCTGCTCCTCGTCGCCGAGCTTGCGCAGGTCGATGGCGGGCACGTTGATGGTGCTGCCCAGCGCCGACCCGCCCGGCAGCTCCGGGTAGTAGTCGGCATAGCCGGGCTTCCAGACAAACTCGAACCAGGGGCTGCTGGCCTCCAAGAACTCCATCATCCGCGGGGCGGCATCCACGTATTGCCGCAACCGCGCATCACTGACCAGCCCGTCGGTGATCACCCGGAGGTAGGTCAGCACGTCGTCGGGGTCGGGCGCGTAGCCTTCCCGACGCTGCGACGGCGCCCCGGGCACCCAGATGCCGCCGCCGGACAGCGCAGTCGAACCGCCGAAGTATCGCGACTTCTCCACGACCAACGTATCGAGCCCGCGGGAGTCGGCGGCCAGCGCCGCGGTCATTCCGCCGCCACCGGAGCCGACGACGAGCACGTCGACGACGTGGTCTGGGTCGCTCACCGGATCACCTCCGTGGGTTGCGCGGTGCGGATGGCGAACCCGGCGATCAGTTCCGGGGCCGGCCGGTAGTAGCGCTGGGCGATGCGGTAGCGGCCCTGGGCCGCGAGCGCGCCGAATGCTGCTGCCCAGGTGCGGATCTCGTGCGCGGAGCCGCCGCCCTCCTGGGTGATGAACGTGTTGGACCAGTCGGCGAGGTCGTCGAGCCGGCCGCTGTCGACGATGGACAGAAAGCGCTGATCGAATTCCGGGTTCAGCGGTGCGAGGTTGTTCGCCCCGGCCGCGAAGTCGCGGGCCGCCGCGATCGTCGCGTCCTGGCGGGCTTGGCGCTGCTCGGCGCTCATGGCGGTGCCGTGCAGGATCCGGTCCCGGGTGACTGGTGGCGCGGTCGCCAGCGTCGGGATCGGCGGATCATGGGAGAGCCCACCGGATCCCACCACCAGTACCCGCAGTTCCAGGCCGGCCAAGAACTCCCCCACCGCGGCGCCCAGCGCGCGAGCGCGGTGTATCGGCCCGAGCGGGGCGGCGACCGCGTTGAGGAAGATCGGGATCACCGGGCAGGCCGTAGCGTCACCGAACAGCCGCGCCAGCGGCTGCGTCACCGCGTGATCGACCTCCATGGACGCCGAAACGGCCACGTCCACACCGCGTTCCAGCACCGCCGCCGCGCACTCACGCGCGATGTCGGCAGGGACGTCCAGTGCCCCGAGGTGTGTGCCGTAGTCACCGATGCCCTGGGCGGCGGTGCCGATGCAGAACGGCGGCATCAGCTGCAAGAAGAACCCGTTGTAGTGGTCCGGCGCGAAGATCACCGTCAGCTGCGGGTCGAAGTCGGCGACGAACGCCGCGGCGTCGGCGATCGCGGCCTCGATGTCGTCCATCAACTCACGGGGTGGTTCCGGCAGATTCAACAGGGGGCTGTGGGACATGCAGCACAGGGCCAGTGCCATCGGGACGATCACCCCCTTGCGGCGTCGAAGCCACCGGCTCGAGGGCCAAGACACTGAAGAGTCGGGCGCTCACCTCGGGGGCGCGCTGCGCGATGCAGGCCGCGGCGATGCAGCGGTCCGGGCGCAGGAACAGCACCGACTCGCTGTGCCGGTCGAACCAGGCCTTCAGCTGCCCGGTCCGGTCGCCGACGATGGTGACCGCGGGGTCATCGGCCTGACCGGGCGGGGTCCAGTGCAGCTGGGTCGACGGCCGCACCGCGATGAAGCTGGCCCCCAGCGCCGTCCACCGCGCGAAGGCGTCTTCGCCGAGCAGAACCCGGGGATTGTTGTTCCAGGCCACGACCGCGAAGCCGGTGCCGATCACGTCGTCCAGGAGTAGGTCGGTACCACTGCGGGTGTCGACGCGCGGCTGGATGAACAGGGTTCCCGCCGGGGAATCGGGACGCCGTGGCTGGTCATGGACGACCGCGCCCTGCTCGTAACGCGGCATCGGCTTGAACCGCATCTCCAGGACGTAGCGCTTGAGAGTCGGCACCGCCGAGGCCGCACGGATCACCCGGTCACGCAGGCCCGCCACCCGGCGGTTGGTCGGGGAGATCACTTTGCCGACCATCGTGGAGAGGTCGATCATCGCGCGGGCATGCTTGCGCCGCTCGGTGTCGTAGCTGTCCAGCAGGCTGGGCCGCGCCTGACCCCGGACCACCGCGGCCAGCTTCCAGCCCAGGTTCATCGCGTCGCGGATCCCGCTGTTGTAGCCCTGGCCCTGCCAGACCGGCATGAGATGCGCGGCGTCGCCGGCCAGCAGCAGCCGGCCACGGCGAAAGGCGCCGGCGATCCGGGAGTGGTGGGTGTAGACCCGGTGACGGATCACGTCGACGTCGTGCGGATGCGGCAGGAACGGAGCCAGCATGGCCGCGACGAATTCGGGATCTTCGGCCTGCTCATCGGTCTCGTCGGCGTGAATCATGAACTCGAACCGGCGAATACCGTGCGCGATCGAGATCGAGGCGTACGGGCGCGCCGGGTCGGCACCGACCTCGCTGTTGGGATGGCCGAGCGGGTCATTGGCGATGTCGACCACCAGCCAGCGCGTCGACGAGGTGGTGCCGTCGAAGGACACTCCCATCAACCGGCGGGTGGCGCTGCGTCCCCCGTCGCAACCGACGACGTAGCGAGCCGAGACTGTCTGCGGTTCCCGGCCCTCGCCGCCGATGCTCACCGTCACCGAATCGGGAGTCTCGGCGACCCCGCTCATCGGCCGGCCCCACAGCACCTGGACATGGTCGAAGCGCTCCAGGCCGCGCAGCAGCTCGGCGTCGACCAGGGGCTGCACGAAGCCGTTGCGCTTGGGCCACCCGAAACAGGCGTCGGCGGGCGCCATTTCGGCCAGCAATCGCCGCCGGCCGTCGTAGAACCGCAGGATCTGGTTCGGGACGGTGTGCGGCAGCACGGCGTCCACCAGACCGATCGCCTGAAAAGTGCGCAGCGACTCGTCGTCGAGACCGACCCCCCGGGGGTAGTCGATGAGTGTGTCGCGTTCCTCGATGACCAGGGTGCGAATCCCTTGCAGGCCGAGGATATTGGCCAGGGTCAGGCCGACCGGACCGGCGCCGACCACGACGACCTCGACATCACTGAGCACGGCCACGCTAGCGCTCCAGCAGGAATTCCAGGTGGAGGCGGTTGAAGGTCTCGGGGTCCTCATACTGGGGCCAGTGGCCGCAGCCGGGCATGAGTTCGAACCGGGAACCCGGGATCATCGAGGCGATCCGCTTCCCCTCTTCGACGTCGGCCGTAGGGTCGTCGCTGGTCCAGACCACCAGTGTGGGCGCGGTGATCTTTCCGTAGTCGGCTGGTCCCAACAGGTTTCGGGCCCGGATCTGTGGGTCTTGCAACGCCATGATGTCGCGCATCGCGTCGACGAATCCCGGCAGCCGGTAGATCCGCTGGCGGCTGGCGACGATGTCGTCGTAGTCCTTGGTCTTGTCGGCCATCAACCACTTGATGCGCGCCTGGACCGTTTCCCAGCTGGGGTTCTCGACCGCGGCCATCGACAGCGTGATGATCCGTTTCATCACCTCGGGGTCGGCCTGGGACCCGCCGGCGGTGTTGAGCACCAGCCGCCCGACCCGGTCGGGGTGGTCGATGGCGGCCCGTGCCGCCACCCATCCCCCCAGGGATTCACCACTGATGCTGGCCGTCTGCGCACCGATCGCGTCCAGCACATCCATCAGGTGCGCCACGTAATGGCCGATTTCCAGGGGATGACCGGGCTTGTCGGTGTAGCCGTGACCGAGCATGTCCACCGACCAGGTCCAGAAGTGCTCGGCGTGTGCGGCGAGATTGCGGACGTAGGCCTCGGCGTGCCCGCCGGAGCCGTGCAGCAGCACCAGCACCGGCTTGGCCGGGTCGCCGGCCCGCAGGTACCGGGTGCGAACGCCGCTCGCGTCGAGATACCCCTGCTCGAACGCGACACCCTGGAGGTCACTCCAGACGCTCTCGAACTCCGGCACCGCCCACCTCTTCCCTACGCTCAGCGGAAATATCATTCTCATTTTGCGGCATATCAAACGTGCTTTTATCGCACATAGATGTACGTTATATTCAAGAGCATCACTCTCACGCGGGTGTATGTCAAGGAGGCCCTGCTGATGCCCAGGCTGATGTCCGATGCTGCCGCCGAGACCGCGCGGGGTTCGCAGACCCTGGCCCGGGGGTTGGCCGCCTTACAGGCGGTGGCCGCCGCGCCGGAGGGATTGACGGTGCAACAGGTCGCCGACCGGGTCGGCGTGCACCGGACCATCAGTTATCGGCTGCTCAACACGCTGACCGGCTTCCGGCTGATAGCCAAGGGAGACGACGGCCGGTACCGCTCGGCCGCCGCCTTGGCCGTACTCGGAGCCTCGTTCGACAACAACGTGCGACAGCTGAGCCTGCCGACGCTGCGCGCGCTCGCCGACGAACTCGGGACCACGGTGTCTCTGCTGGTCGCCGAGGGCGACCAGCAGGTGGCCGTCGCCGTCATCGTCCCCACCCAAGTCGGCTACCAACTCGCGTTCCACGAGGGCAGCCGCCATCCGCTCAGCCTGGGCGCCGCCGGGATCGCACTGCTGGCAGCCATGCCCGCGCGCCCCGGAGAGCGCGACATCGTCCCGCAGACGCGGGAGCGCGGCTGGGTGGTCACCCACGGCGAGATCGAGCCCGGAACCTTCGGGTTGGCCGTTCCCGTTCGCCGCCGGCCCCCGGCACCGCCGACCTGCATCAAC is a genomic window of Mycolicibacter heraklionensis containing:
- a CDS encoding FAD-binding protein, whose protein sequence is MSDPDHVVDVLVVGSGGGGMTAALAADSRGLDTLVVEKSRYFGGSTALSGGGIWVPGAPSQRREGYAPDPDDVLTYLRVITDGLVSDARLRQYVDAAPRMMEFLEASSPWFEFVWKPGYADYYPELPGGSALGSTINVPAIDLRKLGDEEQNLLAPLALAPKGIWLGPKDLRLFYQVRQSWRGKAILVKLLWRMFRARVFGDRMAAIGQSLAARLRLAMLERDIPLWLDTPMTELITDDSGAVIGAVVRRGGRTQRILARRGIILASGGFDHDLAWRQQYQPVLEHDWSFGNPLATGDGIRAGERIGAATELLDEAWWFPALCWPDGRLQFMLNERMMPSQFIVNGDGERFINEAAPYMDFAHAMIAGQQAGVTHIPCWLVTDQRSFHRYVVAGHLPIPKIPGAPVPTGRRIPQAWLESGVVKAANSFEELAGEIGVPPQRLRATAQRFNELARSGHDDDFNRGDSVYDNYYGDPTLPNPNLHPLGKPPYYAFRIILGDLGTSGGLRTDEHARVLRADDSVIDRLYAVGNTSAPVMGRSYAGAGATIGPAMTFGYVAAQHLADISGHQLSAESQTPNQSPRR
- a CDS encoding 3-carboxyethylcatechol 2,3-dioxygenase, with the translated sequence MSHSPLLNLPEPPRELMDDIEAAIADAAAFVADFDPQLTVIFAPDHYNGFFLQLMPPFCIGTAAQGIGDYGTHLGALDVPADIARECAAAVLERGVDVAVSASMEVDHAVTQPLARLFGDATACPVIPIFLNAVAAPLGPIHRARALGAAVGEFLAGLELRVLVVGSGGLSHDPPIPTLATAPPVTRDRILHGTAMSAEQRQARQDATIAAARDFAAGANNLAPLNPEFDQRFLSIVDSGRLDDLADWSNTFITQEGGGSAHEIRTWAAAFGALAAQGRYRIAQRYYRPAPELIAGFAIRTAQPTEVIR
- a CDS encoding bifunctional 3-(3-hydroxy-phenyl)propionate/3-hydroxycinnamic acid hydroxylase — its product is MAVLSDVEVVVVGAGPVGLTLANILGLQGIRTLVIEERDTLIDYPRGVGLDDESLRTFQAIGLVDAVLPHTVPNQILRFYDGRRRLLAEMAPADACFGWPKRNGFVQPLVDAELLRGLERFDHVQVLWGRPMSGVAETPDSVTVSIGGEGREPQTVSARYVVGCDGGRSATRRLMGVSFDGTTSSTRWLVVDIANDPLGHPNSEVGADPARPYASISIAHGIRRFEFMIHADETDEQAEDPEFVAAMLAPFLPHPHDVDVIRHRVYTHHSRIAGAFRRGRLLLAGDAAHLMPVWQGQGYNSGIRDAMNLGWKLAAVVRGQARPSLLDSYDTERRKHARAMIDLSTMVGKVISPTNRRVAGLRDRVIRAASAVPTLKRYVLEMRFKPMPRYEQGAVVHDQPRRPDSPAGTLFIQPRVDTRSGTDLLLDDVIGTGFAVVAWNNNPRVLLGEDAFARWTALGASFIAVRPSTQLHWTPPGQADDPAVTIVGDRTGQLKAWFDRHSESVLFLRPDRCIAAACIAQRAPEVSARLFSVLALEPVASTPQGGDRPDGTGPVLHVPQPPVESAGTTP
- a CDS encoding alpha/beta fold hydrolase; the encoded protein is MPEFESVWSDLQGVAFEQGYLDASGVRTRYLRAGDPAKPVLVLLHGSGGHAEAYVRNLAAHAEHFWTWSVDMLGHGYTDKPGHPLEIGHYVAHLMDVLDAIGAQTASISGESLGGWVAARAAIDHPDRVGRLVLNTAGGSQADPEVMKRIITLSMAAVENPSWETVQARIKWLMADKTKDYDDIVASRQRIYRLPGFVDAMRDIMALQDPQIRARNLLGPADYGKITAPTLVVWTSDDPTADVEEGKRIASMIPGSRFELMPGCGHWPQYEDPETFNRLHLEFLLER
- a CDS encoding IclR family transcriptional regulator domain-containing protein — protein: MPRLMSDAAAETARGSQTLARGLAALQAVAAAPEGLTVQQVADRVGVHRTISYRLLNTLTGFRLIAKGDDGRYRSAAALAVLGASFDNNVRQLSLPTLRALADELGTTVSLLVAEGDQQVAVAVIVPTQVGYQLAFHEGSRHPLSLGAAGIALLAAMPARPGERDIVPQTRERGWVVTHGEIEPGTFGLAVPVRRRPPAPPTCINLISHREDVVLRGRDAVLAAASRLSEILS